The genomic segment ATTATTACACCTCCAGGTATTAATCTACACAGTTTAAATGAAGAACTTTTGCGGGTAAATGGTGTCAGTTATGTGGAGTGGACAAAATAAGGTCTCTAATAAATGTCGGAGGTCTTATTTGTTCTAGTCAGGTGGTGAAATATTTTAATCATGAAAGGAGTGTTTATAAATATGAAGTTAAAAGTAGAAAAAGAAATAATAAAATTGAGTTTGATGAGTTTCTTTTTAAATTTATTTTTCCTTGGCCCGGTTATTGTATTTTTTTTTCAACAGAGAGGCTTAGATTATTTTCAAATACTTTCATTAGAATCTATTTTAGTGCTATTTATTTTTTTGTTTGAAGTTCCTACAGGTATTTTTGCAGATAAGTTTGGTAGAAAAAAATCCATTATTTTAGGAGCATTTATAAATGTGACAAATATAGTAATTTTTCTTTTTGCAAATAGTTTTGTACATTTTGCCCTTGCCTATGCGCTGAGCGGTATATCAATTGCTTTCTTTTCTGGAACCATTGAGGCATTAATTTATGATTATTTGAAGCAAAAAAATAAAAAACATTTGATGAAACAGGCTATGGGTACTTATGGAGCTATTACTACTATGGCTTCTGTGATAGCTCCTGTTATAGGTAGTTATCTGGCAAAAGATTTGCTTCCATCTCAATTTACTCTTTTACTCTATCTTACTTTAGGAATGATATTGATTGGTTTTGTTATTTCATTGTTAATTGAGGATAGTAGAAAAAAAGATGTTGTAGGAGAAAATCCATTCATTATGTTAAAAGAGGGGATAGAATTATTATGGCAAAACAAGTCACTCCTCCGCATAGTTTTATTAAATGTATTTTCAAGTCCTTTTATATTCACCATTATGTATCTGGTTCAGCCATATTTTAAAATGTCGGATGTTAATGTGGCTTTTTTTGGAACAATAACATCAGTTGCACTTCTATTGTCGGCATTTGCCCAGAAATATGCCTATAAAATAGAAAAAATATTTGGGATAAAAAGAGGAGTTTTTCTGGTTACATTTTTACCTGGAGTTTTGTATTTATTTATGTCTTTTGTTTTTCATCCCATCTGGTCTGTAGTTTTATTTATATTTTTAAGAGCAATAATTGAGATTAGATACCCAATTTTTTCTGATTATAAAAATATTCATATTCCGGAAAAGATTAGGGCTACAGTACTTTCCCTTATATCACAGTTGAGCAGTTTTTATTTAATGATAATGCGGTTGATAATTGGGAAATTATCTGAATATAATCTCAGCTATTCCTTTATATTTATGGGTCTTGTGGTGATGGCTGCTTCTATTTACTTTAGAATTGGAGAAGATCATGTTGAATGTAAATAGGCTGTCAGGAAGGGGTCATTGAGATGGCAAAGGTTGTAATTAGTCCAGATAAAAAGAACATATTTTTAGATGAATTTATTGAAAGATTAGCCGAAAACCTTCCGACTGATAAGATAAGTAATTCTAATATATTAAATAAGTTTTCTATTCATTCAATAAATATCTATATTCGTGAAAAGCGAATGGAAATTTTTGTTGAATGTCCAGAAGGTTTTGAGATAGAGCAGGTGCAAAACTGTTTTATTCAATTGTTACATGAATTCATTCCTCAACTTGAATGTATTGATTGTAAATGGAAAGAGAAGCGGCGGGTAGAAAGTCTTAAGGAAGGGTTTAAAGAAGCATGGCCGGATTTACTCCATAAACTACAGGAGTATTTACCTACCAGTAATGGGTGGTTAGAGCGGGCCAAATGGAAGGTTCAAGGCCAGACGTTGGAGATATTAATTGAAAGTACCTTCGGCTTAAATCAATTAAAGAATAAACGCTGTGATGAATATATCCGTAGCTATGTTAGAGATGAACTGGGCTTTGATGTTGAAGTAAAGTTGGGCGTTTATGAAGTGGAATTAGCTCCACCTCCACCACCTAAATTTATTCCCCCCAGTGAAGTTCCACCACCATCTTTTCTAAGTGATTTTGGAAATGGAGAAATAAAAAATAATAATGGCGGTAGTAAAAGTAGGCGACATCAATCTAAACCGGAAGAAGGGGCTCTTTTAGGAAAAAAAATTAGTGATAATGAAAAGGTTACACCATTAAAAGAGATTACTGATGAAGAGCGTTCCATAGTTGTAGAGGGAAAAGTTTTTAAAGTAGAAGAGCGTGAGTTAAAGAGTGGTAGGAAGATTATTAGTTTCAATATTACCGATTATACTGACTCTATTACTGGAAAAATTTTTGTTGATGCTGATAATGAATTGGGGTCTCAGATTAAAAAAGGAGTCTGGCTTAGATGTCGAGGTAAAGTTCAAATTGATAAATTTTCCCAAGAACTAACACTATGGCCAGATGATATGATGGAGATTGACCGCAAGGATGGTAGACAGGATGATGCCCCCAAAAAGCGGGTAGAGCTTCATGCTCATACAAAAATGAGTGCCATGGATTCAGTAGCAGATGTAAGTGATCTGGTGAATACTGCTATAAGTTGGGGCCATAAAGCTATTGCAATAACTGATCACGGTGTGGTTCAGGCTTTTCCGGAAGCTTTTAATGCAGCAAAAGGGAAGATTAAGATAATTTATGGTGTTGAGGCATATTTTATGAATGATGGAGAAGCCATTGTTTTAAATGCTACTGATAAACCTTTAGACCAGATTGAATGGGTAGTTTTTGATGTGGAGACTACTGGGTTTAACCCAACAGAGGAGGAGATAATTGAGATTGGTGCAGTGAAGATTAAAGATGGGAAAATTATAGACCGGTTTTCTACCTTTGTTAATCCCGGTCGGTCTATTCCAGCTAGAATTACCGAACTTACAGGAATTGATGATAATATGGTAGCCGGTGCACCTACAATTGCAGAGATTATGCCCGATTTTATTGAATTCTTTAAAGATTCGGTTCTGGTAGCACATAACGCAATGTTTGATTATCGATTCCTTACAGCCGCATTAGAGAAGACGGGGTATAGTAAATTGATTTCAAATATTACCATTCTAGATACTCTCAATCTTTCCCGGGCCCTGCTCCCGGACTTGAAAAAACATAGATTAAATAGTTTAGCTGAGTATTTTGAGGTAAATTTAGAGAATCATCACAGGGCCTGTGATGATGCGGAAGCTACCGGTGAAATTTTCTTAAAGTTACTGGAAATGTTAAACAAAGATATTACCACTCTCAACGAAGTGAACAATCTAAGTAAAGAGATTGACTGGAAACGGCTCAAGACATACCATCTTTGCATTCTGGTCAAAAATAGCACCGGGCTTAAAAATCTCTATAAGTTAATATCTAAATCCCATTTGGACTACTTTTATCGTCATCCGCGAATTCCCAGAAGCCTCTTACAAAAATATCGTGATGGTTTACTCATAGGTTCAGCCTGTGAAGCAGGATATCTTTATCGGAGGGCTTTGCAGGGTGCTTCAGATGAGGAATTAAAGGAGATTATTCGCTTTTATGATTATATTGAACTCCAGCCTTTGGGTAACAACTCCTTTTTAGTTGACCAGGGTCAGGTTGGTTCTTTAGAAGAATTGAAGGAGCTTAATAAACGAATTTATCAACTGGCAAAGGAAGAGGGTAGACCAGTTATTGCGGCAGGAGATGTTCATTTTATAGAACCGCGTGATGCCATTTTTAGAGAGATTCTTATGACTGCTCAGGGGTTTGAGGATGCTGAAAACCAGGCCCCGCTTTATTTGAGAACTACAGAAGAGATGTTAGAAGAGTTCTCGTATTTTGGTGAAAATATTGCCCGGGAAATAGTCATTGAAAATACCAATTTAATTGCTGATATGATCGAAGATATCCGGCCTGTTCCCGAAGGAGTCTATCCACCCAAAATCCCAGGTGCTGATAAAGAAATTCGTGAAATGACTTATAAAAGGGCTCGTGAGATTTATGGTGAAGAGTTACCGGAAATTATCGAAAAACGTCTGGAAAAAGAGTTGAAAGCTATTATTGATAATGGGTATGCGGTTAATTATCTCATTGCACATAAATTAGTTAAAAAATCATTGGATGATGGTTATCTGGTGGGTTCCCGGGGTTCGGTTGGTTCTTCACTGGTGGCTACCATGTGTGGAATTACTGAAGTTAACCCCATGCCCCCACATTATATTTGTGAGAAATGTAAATACTCTGAGTTTATAACTGATGGTTCTGTTGGTTCCGGGCCAGATTTACCAGATAAAGATTGCCCTAATTGTGGACAAAAATTGATAAAAGAGGGCCATGATATTCCCTTTGAGGTTTTTATGGGTTTTAAAGGCGATAAAGTACCTGATATAGACCTTAACTTCTCAGGAGAGTATCAGTCCGTTGTTCATAAGTACACCGAAGAACTCTTTGGACGGGATTATGTTTTCCGGGCCGGAACCATTTCTACTGTGGCAGAACGGACAGCTTACGGTTTTGTTAAAAACTATCTGGAAGAAAAGGGAATAACAGCACGGAGTGCCGAAATTGAGCGTCTGGTTAAAGGGTGTGCTGGGGTTCGACGAACGACCGGACAGCATCCCGGAGGTCTTATGATTGTTCCCAATGATAAGGAAATATATGATTTTTGTCCAATTCAGCATCCTGCAAATGACGTAACATCTGATGTTATAACGACCCATTTTGATTATCATTCTATTCATGATAATCTGCTGAAGCTGGATATTCTGGGCCACGATGATCCGACAACAATCAGGATGCTGCAGGATTTGACGGGAATTGATCCACGGAAGATTCCACTGGATGATTTGAAGACAATGAAAATCTTCTCATCAACTGAACCCCTTGGTCTTACTCCAGAACAGTTGGGAACAACGGTGGGAACTTTTGGTATTCCAGAGTTTGGTACTCAATTTGTCCGGGGAATGCTGGAGGAAACAAGGCCGACAACCTTTGCCGAATTAGTACGGATTTCAGGTCTTTCTCACGGAACAGATGTCTGGTTAAATAATGCCCAGGATCTGGTGCGAAGCGGAACGGCTCAGTTGGCTGAAGTAATTTCTGTCCGGGATGATATAATGAATTATCTGATACTAAAAGGTGTGGATAATGATAAAGCTTTTAAAATTATGGAGAAAGTAAGAAAAGGAAAAGGATTAACTGAAGAGGAAGAAGCATTAATGCGAGAACATGATGTTCCTGAGTGGTATATCGAATCGTGTAAAAAGATTAAATACATGTTCCCGAAAGCTCATGCTGCTGCTTATGTGATGATGGCTTTCAGGATTGCATATTTTAAAGTTCATTACCCTCTGGAATTTTATGCTACCTATTTTACCATCAAAGCGGATGATTTTGATGCCCAGTTGGTTTCTAAGGGGCAGGACTATGTACGAAAAATGAAAGAAAAGCTTGAAGCAAAGGGTAGTGATGCTACAGCTAAAGAAAAAGGGATTCTTACTGTGTTAGAAATTGTCCTGGAAGCGATGCTTAGAGGGATTGAGTTTGATAAGGTAGATCTTTATCGCTCTCATCCAACTAAATTTTTAATCGATCCTGAGACGAAGAAGCTGATTCCGCCATTTGTCAGTTTACAGGGATTGGGCGAGAGTGCAGCTAGAAGTATTGCTGCCAGTCGTGAAGAAGGAGAGTTTAAATCTATAGAGGATTTAGCAACCCGGGCCAGGCTGTCTAAAACTGTAATTGAGGTATTGAAGGAACATGGAACATTGGATGGCTTGCCTGAGAAAAATCAATTGTCCCTCTTTGGTTTTTGATTTTGGGGATAGTATAAAATTTTAGCAAGATTCAAAAAAAGTATAAAAGGTTAAACTGCAAAAAGCTAATTTTTCAATCCATGAGAAATTTTTCGAACCATCTAAAGCTCGATTTCCGCCGAATAAGGCTTCCTAATCAAAGGGCCCTCCTGGCCCTTGATTAGCTCATCACCTCCTGTGATGAGGCCTTATTTCGTCGGAAATTTCGCTAAGATGGTTTAGTGAAAAATTTCTCAAGAAGCGAAAAATTAGCTTTTTGCAGTATAATCATATTACCTGAATCCGTGATGCTTTTTTAAACTATGTGTTCTCTGAACATTTTTTTAGACATCTATGAGACAAAACACAGCAATAAAGTAATTTGTTATATTACTATTTCATTAGTCTCAAAAAAAAGGAAATAAATACATTTCTTTCTAGAATAATCGAAAGATTCAAAAAAAGTTAATTTCTAACTTTATCTACTTGTTATATATCGACAATAAGATATATTCACATGATTTTATTACAAAAAGATAATTTTTCTCAATTTAATCGTGCGTAAGATATCTTTTGATAAATCTCCTTAAAAACTAAAAACCATGGACTATGACGCCCAAATGAAAGTTTATATTGTCGAGCATGGTAAACCAAACGACATGCTAAATAAATCAAATTATGAATGACTGTTCTAATAGGTCTGCGTTGGGCTTTTTTACGTAAAGGAGTTTTCGTAAAACCAACCATCATTTGCCCTATTATACGCAATATATTATAAGCCAGTACATCAAGATGTAAAATCAAATTGTTGGTAGCAAATTTGCCACTCGGCAGTCTTTCCAGATCTAAATCTGTTTTTATCTCACTATGAAATTGCTCACTGGTACCATGTTTTTCATAAGGTTCGATAATAACTTCTGGCTCATCGGGTAGACTCGTCCAGTATGTATCTACTTTGATTTTGGGCATTAGTAAAGTTTGTCCGTCTGGTAGTATGGTTTCCTCTGTAACTTTATAAATAAGTCGAATTTGATGATTGGTTTCACCATTTTCTGTCTTTTCTTTAAACTCAATTTTCTGAGAACCTAAATAAACTATTTTGCCTTCACGCTCTTTTATCATAGTTCCATTTTGTTTAGCAATGGCATACCATGTTTCAGGTTTTTCTCTACGCATGTTGCGTTTTATGATAAAGTCAGCTTTAGTTTCAGGGTTTAAACAAATCTTTCTATTTTCAATGCTGTCATAGCCCGAATCCATGCGGATCAGCAGAGGTAGTGAAGTAATTTTTTTAGCATAGCGAATAGCATTAGCCAGGAATTCAGCAATACCATTTTGAGAGTGATCCTTAAGATATAGGAGTAATTGGCGCTTTAACCTTTTTTATCAAATGGACTGCCTCTTCTAAAATAATTTTATTCCATTGTGGATGGCGTCCAACCGTATCAAGACGTTGACGTAATGTAGGACTGGAAGGTACTTGTTTTAAACCCAATAATATTGCAAAAAAATCATCTTCACGAAACTGTTCAATACAATCAAAATCATTTTTTCCCTGACACAAAAGTCCGATATGAGCTGCTACAACATCACCGTTAGAAATTGAGGGTGTGGAAACCCCTTTTAGCCTTGTTAAATTGAGACGTTTTTTTAAGGGTACGAGATTCAGCAGTTCTCCAACTAATGCTAAACCTGAATGACTGGAAATAAGTTCGTTGGATTGTTCAAGAATGAATTTCATTGACTTATTTGCACTTTCCGGGTGAAAATTAATAATCCGAAATAAATGTATTTTCCTCTATAATACTTCTATTTTTACCTAGTTTCTTCCTTTTCTAATTTTAAAAATCACGGATTCAGGTCAATTAAAAAATTATCTTTTATAACAAAAATTATTTAACAATAAAATAATTTTAAAAAACGAGAATGATAATCAGCCCTACATGTCGAAATAAAAATAAGAAAATTAAAACATAATTCAATATAGATAGGAGTTATCGATAATATTTAGAAAAAAATTATGAATATCTAAAGGGTCAATTATTAAATCATTATAAATCCTATGAATTCTAGACTAGCCATAATGGAGTTAGGTTGTTGTTCATCGGGTTAAGCTTGGTAATTTTGATAAATATAAAATAGGGGAAGGAGGTGACAAGCATGAAGGTATTGGTTCCAGCTAATAAGACAGAAAGTGGTATTATAGCAGTTCATGCACTCTGTGGACCTTGTTCGCATCTTGGTGGATGTAGAACAATTGCAGGATAATAAAGTAAAATGAGATTGGAGAAAAGTAAGTGGTGCTTTATAACCACTTACTTTTCTCCTCGCAATTATAGAAACTTTCAAAATAGAGAATATAGGAAAATATTGTATTCAAGCGATGAAAGGCGAATAATTAGATTCTCTGGTTTTGAAAAGCTTTATTATGATGAGAAATTAATTAGTAGCATCAAATAAAATATGAAGTTTCTTAGAAAATGGAAGTTGGTAATAGTTTAAAACCATTCTATCAGTTAGAGTACAAAATATTGTATTTCGAGTCAAGTAATAATTCACCATTTAATAAAAATATGGAAATTAAAGTTTATAATAAGTTTTGTTATTAATTATACTTTTTTAAAACCAACCAGGGTTAAAGAGTTTTGTTGTGCTACTCTGATTTTTTGCATTTATCTGTAATGCTTATTGAATCTTGGATCTTGTTCAATAGTCCATCTAGTAACTTATGCTCAGTTTTCAATTATTCGACCAGTGGAGTCTGTAATCTGCAAAGGTGGTTTACCGCCAAATGAATCATGGGGTTTTAAGTAGTTGAAATACAACTGATACAGTATTGCATGAGAGATAGCACCTTCGAAAGAACTGAAGCTTTTATGTCGTTTGTAATATGATTTATAAGTTCCAAAGAAGCGTTCTACTATGTTTTTGTAA from the Anoxybacter fermentans genome contains:
- a CDS encoding MFS transporter, with amino-acid sequence MKLKVEKEIIKLSLMSFFLNLFFLGPVIVFFFQQRGLDYFQILSLESILVLFIFLFEVPTGIFADKFGRKKSIILGAFINVTNIVIFLFANSFVHFALAYALSGISIAFFSGTIEALIYDYLKQKNKKHLMKQAMGTYGAITTMASVIAPVIGSYLAKDLLPSQFTLLLYLTLGMILIGFVISLLIEDSRKKDVVGENPFIMLKEGIELLWQNKSLLRIVLLNVFSSPFIFTIMYLVQPYFKMSDVNVAFFGTITSVALLLSAFAQKYAYKIEKIFGIKRGVFLVTFLPGVLYLFMSFVFHPIWSVVLFIFLRAIIEIRYPIFSDYKNIHIPEKIRATVLSLISQLSSFYLMIMRLIIGKLSEYNLSYSFIFMGLVVMAASIYFRIGEDHVECK
- a CDS encoding PolC-type DNA polymerase III, encoding MAKVVISPDKKNIFLDEFIERLAENLPTDKISNSNILNKFSIHSINIYIREKRMEIFVECPEGFEIEQVQNCFIQLLHEFIPQLECIDCKWKEKRRVESLKEGFKEAWPDLLHKLQEYLPTSNGWLERAKWKVQGQTLEILIESTFGLNQLKNKRCDEYIRSYVRDELGFDVEVKLGVYEVELAPPPPPKFIPPSEVPPPSFLSDFGNGEIKNNNGGSKSRRHQSKPEEGALLGKKISDNEKVTPLKEITDEERSIVVEGKVFKVEERELKSGRKIISFNITDYTDSITGKIFVDADNELGSQIKKGVWLRCRGKVQIDKFSQELTLWPDDMMEIDRKDGRQDDAPKKRVELHAHTKMSAMDSVADVSDLVNTAISWGHKAIAITDHGVVQAFPEAFNAAKGKIKIIYGVEAYFMNDGEAIVLNATDKPLDQIEWVVFDVETTGFNPTEEEIIEIGAVKIKDGKIIDRFSTFVNPGRSIPARITELTGIDDNMVAGAPTIAEIMPDFIEFFKDSVLVAHNAMFDYRFLTAALEKTGYSKLISNITILDTLNLSRALLPDLKKHRLNSLAEYFEVNLENHHRACDDAEATGEIFLKLLEMLNKDITTLNEVNNLSKEIDWKRLKTYHLCILVKNSTGLKNLYKLISKSHLDYFYRHPRIPRSLLQKYRDGLLIGSACEAGYLYRRALQGASDEELKEIIRFYDYIELQPLGNNSFLVDQGQVGSLEELKELNKRIYQLAKEEGRPVIAAGDVHFIEPRDAIFREILMTAQGFEDAENQAPLYLRTTEEMLEEFSYFGENIAREIVIENTNLIADMIEDIRPVPEGVYPPKIPGADKEIREMTYKRAREIYGEELPEIIEKRLEKELKAIIDNGYAVNYLIAHKLVKKSLDDGYLVGSRGSVGSSLVATMCGITEVNPMPPHYICEKCKYSEFITDGSVGSGPDLPDKDCPNCGQKLIKEGHDIPFEVFMGFKGDKVPDIDLNFSGEYQSVVHKYTEELFGRDYVFRAGTISTVAERTAYGFVKNYLEEKGITARSAEIERLVKGCAGVRRTTGQHPGGLMIVPNDKEIYDFCPIQHPANDVTSDVITTHFDYHSIHDNLLKLDILGHDDPTTIRMLQDLTGIDPRKIPLDDLKTMKIFSSTEPLGLTPEQLGTTVGTFGIPEFGTQFVRGMLEETRPTTFAELVRISGLSHGTDVWLNNAQDLVRSGTAQLAEVISVRDDIMNYLILKGVDNDKAFKIMEKVRKGKGLTEEEEALMREHDVPEWYIESCKKIKYMFPKAHAAAYVMMAFRIAYFKVHYPLEFYATYFTIKADDFDAQLVSKGQDYVRKMKEKLEAKGSDATAKEKGILTVLEIVLEAMLRGIEFDKVDLYRSHPTKFLIDPETKKLIPPFVSLQGLGESAARSIAASREEGEFKSIEDLATRARLSKTVIEVLKEHGTLDGLPEKNQLSLFGF